The Actinomadura graeca nucleotide sequence CGCTCGATCAGTACCGGATCCACCTTCGTCGCGCAGAATTCGGTGAGCCGGGCCAGGAAATCCTCACCCCGGCGTCGTGCCTCGTCATCGGGCCGCGGATGCGGATGAACAAGATCAAGACGGAAATCACCCAGAAAGAGCTGTTTCCCAAAGCTGGGGGACCGCCATTCGGTTTCGCGCGCCTCCTCGGCGACCTTACGGGCGGTCCGTTCGTCCACGGGATCGGCGCTGTGACGCGGCTGGCTCATGCCGGCTCCTTTGAAGCGACTTCCTCCGTCCCGAAGCTACTCCCCGGTTGACCTCGGAGTAGTCGTGGTGGGGGACTGGCGTGTCGCGTGCGATTCACGAAACCATTCCTAACGACCATCAGAAGTGATGCAATGGACGTGTACCGCCAAAGTCCTTGACCCGCCCGTGCCTGAAGGGTTCGCTGTGCGTGATGGATGAGCCACGCAGGCCCACTCTGATCGCCTCCGTGCAGCGTGCCCTGCATCTCATGGAGGCGGTGGCGTCGCATCCGAGCGGGGCGCCCGCCAAGCAGCTCGCCCGCGAGGCCCGGCTGCCCCTCGCCACGACCTACCACCTGCTGCGCACGCTCGCCCACGAGGGCTACGCGACGCGGCTGTCGGACGGCGTGTGGGTGCTCGGCGACCGCGTCCAGTCCCTGCACGGGCGGAGCCGGATGCAGCAGGTGCTCGCGGCCGTCCGCCCCGTCCTCACGGGCCTGCGCGACGAGCTGAACGTCGCGGCCTACTTCAGCCTCCACGTGGACGACGAGATCCAGCTGATCGACGTCGCCGACGGCCCCCGCACCCCGCGCGTCGACCTGTGGGTCGGGTTCGCCGACGCCGCGCACGCGACCGCGATCGGCAAGTGCGTGCTGAACCAGCTCGACGAGGACCGCCGCCGCGACTACCTGGCCCGGCACCCGCTCGTCGACCTGACCCCGCACACCATCACCGAGCCCCGGCGGCTGCTGGAATCGCTGTGCACGTCCGACGGCCTGTCGCTCGACCGCGAGGAGTACGCCCTCGGCACCGGATGCGCCGCCGTCCCGGTCGCCGACGGCACCGGGCCCGTCGGCGCGCTGGCCGTCTCCTGCCGTCCCGGCCGCCTCCCGAAGATCGAGGCGGCCGCGCAGCGGATGCGCGCCACCGCCGCCCAGATCCAGCGCACCCTGACGCTGGCCACCTGAGACGACGCCTCCGGCGCCGCCCCGCCGGTCAGGTGGCGCGCTCGCGTGACGGCCGGCGCGTGACGGACGGGCCCTCCCGGCTCGCGATCGCGGCGAACAGCGCGAGCCGGTGGGCGGTGGCGGCGGCCTCGCCGCGGGTGGCGACGTCCAGCTTGCCGAGGATGTTGGAGACGTGGACGCTGGCCGTCTTGACGGAGATGAACAGCGTCTCGGCGATGTCGCGGTTGCTGCGGCCGTCGGCGACCAGGCGCAGCACCTCGTACTCGCGGGGGGTGAGGCCGAGCGGGGCCGCGGCGTCCGCGCCGGTGCGGCGCGGCCCGCGGGTGCGGCGGCGCAGGTCGTCGACGCGCTCGGCGAGCGGGCCGGCGCCGAGGCCCGCCGCGAGGTCCGCGGCGGTCTGCAGCCGGTCGGAGGCCCCGTCGTGGTCGCCGCCCGCGAGCGCGGCCTCCGCGGCGCCCGTCAGCGCCTCGGCCCGGTTGAAGGGGTTGCCGAGGGCCTCCCACGCGGCGGCCGCCGCGTCCCAGGCGGCGAGGTCCAGGACGCCGCGGGCGCGGGCGGCGGTGGCGTCGAACGTCAGGCGCAGCGCGTGCAGCAGCGGGCCGCCCGTCCGCAGCGTCGCGGCGCGCTCCACGATCGCGTCCAGGTCGGCGGACGCGGCGTCGCCCAGCCCGGCGCAGATCCGCGCGCCGAGGATGAGCACCGGCCAGGTGTAGCGGGCCTCGTCCGGCAGCCCGGCGTGCCCGATCACCTCGCGCACGGCGTCCAGGGCGTCGTCGTGACGGCCCTCCGCGAGCGCCAGCCGCGCGTCGAGCCGCAGGGTGGCGAAGTAGTCCTGCGTCTTCAGCCACTTCATCTTGAGGTTCATGACCTCGCGCGCCCCGGCGAGCTGCTCGCGGGCGCCGCAGATGTCGCCGCGGGCCAGCGCGATCTCCCCGGCGAGGACGAGCAGGGACGTGCGGGTCGTGATGGCGGGTTCCTGCTCGACGGCGTGGGAGAGGACGGAGAGGGCCTCGTCCCAGCGGCCGAGCGACACCAGCGGCTCGGCCTGGTTGATGCAGAGGAACGTGCCCTGGGTGCGGCTGACACCGTACTCGCGGGCCTGCTCCTTGCCGATCCGGGCGACCTCGGCGGCCTCCTCGTGCCGTCCGGCGCCCTCCAGGAAATGGGATTTGATCACGGCGTAGCGCAGCGTGACCCGGTGGTTGCCGCTGCTCAGCGCGGCCTCCTCCACCTCGGAGAGCTCCAGGGGCTGGGAGCCGTAGTCGAGGTCGGCGCAGAACAGCGTCATGAGCGCCTCGGCCTCGGTGACCGGGTCGTCGAGCTTGCGGGCGATCTCCAGCGACTCCTTCGCCGCGGTGCGCGCCTGCCCGATGTCGGTGGTCAGCCGGACGTAGGTGGCGAGCGTGGCCAGCACCCGGGCGTGCAGCGCGGTCGGCGGGGTGCCCTCCAGCGCCGTGACCGCGGCCTGGAGGTCCTCGACGAAGCCGGGGCGTGCCACCTGGTAGCACATCCGGGCGCGGCGCTCCAGGAGCGCGGCCGTGCGGGCGCGTGCGTCCGCGCCGTCGGCGGCCGTGTCCCCGGCCCCGATCTCGCGCAGCCCGGCCGTGGCGAGCTTGATGCCGCGGTCGTACTCACCCGCCATGTCCGCGGCGGCCGTGGCGTCCTCCAGGACGCGGCAGTGGTCGGCGCCGATGCGCTCTGCGGCGTCGGGCACCCGGTCCCACAGTTCGAGGACGCGCGAAAGCATCGCCAGGCACTCGGCGTACGCGAGCGCCTTGCGGGCGTCGGCGGCGGCGCGCCACGACGCGACCAGCGCCCACGTAGCGTCGTGGGCGGCCAGCCAGTGGTGGCTCAGCTCCACCCAGAGCCGCCCGGACGGGACGAGCCCGGGGGCGTTCTCCAGGGCCTCGGCGTACCGGGTGTGCAGGCGCGTGTACTCGCCGGGCAGCAGGTCGTCGTGGACGGCCTCGCGGATCAGCGCGTGCCG carries:
- a CDS encoding IclR family transcriptional regulator, giving the protein MQRALHLMEAVASHPSGAPAKQLAREARLPLATTYHLLRTLAHEGYATRLSDGVWVLGDRVQSLHGRSRMQQVLAAVRPVLTGLRDELNVAAYFSLHVDDEIQLIDVADGPRTPRVDLWVGFADAAHATAIGKCVLNQLDEDRRRDYLARHPLVDLTPHTITEPRRLLESLCTSDGLSLDREEYALGTGCAAVPVADGTGPVGALAVSCRPGRLPKIEAAAQRMRATAAQIQRTLTLAT
- a CDS encoding helix-turn-helix transcriptional regulator, coding for MSAHAMSPLLVGRSAELGELEDALAAAPGAVLVGGEAGLGKTRLIREFAARLEGPGGPRARLLVGGCLELGSDGLPFAPFTTVLRGLVRDIGIDGVAGLVPRGDTGGLARLLPEFGEPESDAASGEERARLFEVVLALLERLAERGPVVLVIEDAHWADRSTRDLLAFLVRNVGAVPLLIVATYRTDELHRTHPLRPLLGALERTDRVRRLELSRLSRAEVAAFVAQTLGDTPPPGLVERIEARSEGNPLFVEALLDDDGTLACELPESLRDLLLAGVQRLPDETQDVLRDASGGGTRIEHALLAAVSGLDDTALTRVLRPAVAANVLVVDGDGYAFRHALIREAVHDDLLPGEYTRLHTRYAEALENAPGLVPSGRLWVELSHHWLAAHDATWALVASWRAAADARKALAYAECLAMLSRVLELWDRVPDAAERIGADHCRVLEDATAAADMAGEYDRGIKLATAGLREIGAGDTAADGADARARTAALLERRARMCYQVARPGFVEDLQAAVTALEGTPPTALHARVLATLATYVRLTTDIGQARTAAKESLEIARKLDDPVTEAEALMTLFCADLDYGSQPLELSEVEEAALSSGNHRVTLRYAVIKSHFLEGAGRHEEAAEVARIGKEQAREYGVSRTQGTFLCINQAEPLVSLGRWDEALSVLSHAVEQEPAITTRTSLLVLAGEIALARGDICGAREQLAGAREVMNLKMKWLKTQDYFATLRLDARLALAEGRHDDALDAVREVIGHAGLPDEARYTWPVLILGARICAGLGDAASADLDAIVERAATLRTGGPLLHALRLTFDATAARARGVLDLAAWDAAAAAWEALGNPFNRAEALTGAAEAALAGGDHDGASDRLQTAADLAAGLGAGPLAERVDDLRRRTRGPRRTGADAAAPLGLTPREYEVLRLVADGRSNRDIAETLFISVKTASVHVSNILGKLDVATRGEAAATAHRLALFAAIASREGPSVTRRPSRERAT